A genomic region of Acidobacteriota bacterium contains the following coding sequences:
- a CDS encoding peptidylprolyl isomerase translates to SEPDTATSDFFLCVGDQPELDFGGRRNPDGQGFAAFGRVISGMETVRRIQARPARGQVLDPPVRILTARRL, encoded by the coding sequence TCCGAACCCGACACCGCCACCTCCGACTTTTTCCTGTGCGTGGGGGACCAGCCCGAACTGGACTTCGGGGGCCGGAGAAACCCCGACGGCCAGGGCTTCGCCGCCTTCGGCCGGGTGATCTCCGGAATGGAGACCGTGCGCCGCATCCAGGCGCGCCCCGCCCGGGGCCAGGTCCTCGATCCGCCCGTCCGCATTCTCACCGCGCGGCGGCTTTGA